Sequence from the Gloeocapsopsis dulcis genome:
GGTCGGCAGAAAGTAGTTGGTAACATCGAAGACTCAATTCGCACTGGACAAAGCCCAACAATGGTCGCAGAGTTAGTTTTGCAAATTCTCACTAGCTCATCCCCACGATTGCGATACCGTGCCGGAAACCTTGCCAAAGTGTTTCATTTAGCACGACGGTTACTGCCAGAGCCAGTATACGAGCAAATTGTCCGATATCACTTCAAGCTAGACGCGACATCAAGCAAGTTTCGTCCTAGCAACGCTTGAAGCAATTGATAGCCAAATATAAATAATCCATTAGTGGCTACAAAATTGAGCGATCGCACTTCAGTAGAATCAGTTGATGTCGTTACCGATGTCGGCTTATTCCTCAGTTTATTGGTGCAACAATTAGAGCGATTAACAAGTCCGTATCACGTAGCACAGATGGTTTAATCGAGATTATGTAGGGCGAGCAATGCTCACCTTGTTTATTTAAATTAAAACTTTATAGCAGTCCAGTTTCAGTAAGTTTTAATCAGTAAATTTTAATAAAATATATTTTAAGGTGGGGTTAGAAGCACGTTTTTTAAGACTTTTATGCTCACCTCAGACCATTCATATGAGCAACCGGACGCAAAGACTGCTGCTTCTGCCTTGACTCGAATTACGTCAAATGAGTTCGAGGGGAAATGGAATCAGATTCGTAGCAATCCATCAGGAAAACGTGGAAGTGTAGCCTAGCAGACCTCTGAGGCAAACAGTTGTGGTATCAGTAGAGTTCTAAGCAATGCAGACTTAAGTTATCTAGAAGTTCTTGAATGGCTTCTGCCCCTGAACGAAGCAAAGCTTCAACTTGTGTTGTTGGTGCATTCCCGCAACGGAGCCATATCACTTTGGGTGGTGAACCATACAAGCGGCTTCTCTCTGCAAAATCCGCATCTTGAGTGACGATACAAAAGTTATTCATTCTGGCAAATTCCCATATTTCAGTGTCGGTTCTCTCTTCCAGTCCATGAAACTGAACATGACACGAATCAGGGAACACATCTGCCAGTCGAGTTGTAAGCTTGTAGCTCAAATTTTGATCAAACAGCAGCTTCAAGCAGCACCTACCGAAGCA
This genomic interval carries:
- a CDS encoding DUF5615 family PIN-like protein, with protein sequence MKLLFDQNLSYKLTTRLADVFPDSCHVQFHGLEERTDTEIWEFARMNNFCIVTQDADFAERSRLYGSPPKVIWLRCGNAPTTQVEALLRSGAEAIQELLDNLSLHCLELY